The Blastococcus sp. HT6-4 genome window below encodes:
- a CDS encoding FUSC family protein: MAGWRRQRALRAPAWLEALVRTSPPPVPWRDVARFAVAVPAPLALAVAVGGGMDSAAPLAAGVFGTMGALAASLAPQPGPLRDRLRRVGAATGFGMLGLLAGQYATGGGWEPVVVIALLSAAAALVSAVNAALSLGALQLLIYTALASGLVTPLPAVAGVGFFLCGAAWATLATLVQSRTEALDPDRAAVAAVFTRIAALLSAVGSDRAPDARRALTTALNAAYDRVIRSRSRSAGRSRELSELAGVLNAAAPLVEGAVAAARAGVPAGREDVTAVHALAAGVAGTRQLSGRRPPPLEGGHPAVRAVRHGVRLVWNVVGDPEERATAAAPSPAPTPRERLRELADHTLGSRDTRSFAVRLSLCMTVAEIARQYLPVERPYWVLLTVAIILKPDFGSVFTRAVQRGVGTILGVLLGSALLAALPHDAWVLLALAGAAAVLPWARDTSFGLFSVFQTPLIILLLDVALPSEPGLVVARLLDTLVGCAIVLVFGYLLWPQTWRAPFDEAMAGAALALDAFVAAAFTGDPAERRRARRRTYRALTELQTQLQRRLAEPPPISTRAAAWWPVIVQLERTADAVTEAVIATRGGDPAPDPAQVAALRRAIHRLGDDIGARRTPDDAELHADGVLAPVAREVDAARRLVRETAPGRRGGH; this comes from the coding sequence GTGGCGGGATGGCGGCGGCAGCGGGCACTGCGCGCCCCGGCGTGGCTCGAGGCGCTGGTGCGGACCTCGCCGCCACCGGTGCCCTGGCGCGACGTCGCCCGGTTCGCCGTCGCGGTGCCCGCCCCGCTGGCCCTCGCCGTCGCCGTCGGCGGCGGGATGGACTCGGCCGCGCCGCTCGCGGCCGGCGTGTTCGGCACCATGGGGGCGCTCGCGGCCAGCCTGGCACCGCAGCCGGGGCCGCTGCGCGACCGCCTGCGCCGGGTCGGCGCCGCCACGGGCTTCGGCATGCTCGGGCTGCTCGCCGGCCAGTACGCCACCGGCGGCGGCTGGGAACCGGTCGTCGTCATCGCTCTGCTGTCGGCGGCCGCGGCGCTGGTCAGCGCCGTCAACGCCGCGCTGTCGCTGGGCGCCCTGCAACTCCTCATCTACACCGCGCTCGCGTCCGGGCTGGTCACGCCCTTGCCGGCGGTGGCGGGTGTCGGGTTCTTCCTGTGCGGCGCGGCGTGGGCGACGCTCGCCACGCTGGTCCAGTCGCGCACCGAGGCGCTCGACCCCGACCGCGCGGCGGTGGCGGCGGTCTTCACCCGCATCGCGGCGCTGCTCTCGGCGGTCGGCAGCGACCGCGCCCCCGACGCGCGACGGGCGCTCACCACCGCGCTGAACGCCGCCTACGACCGGGTGATCCGCAGCCGGAGCCGATCGGCCGGCCGCAGCCGCGAGCTCTCGGAGCTGGCCGGCGTCCTCAACGCCGCGGCGCCGCTGGTGGAGGGCGCGGTCGCGGCCGCCCGCGCCGGCGTGCCGGCCGGGCGCGAGGACGTGACCGCCGTGCACGCGCTCGCCGCCGGCGTCGCCGGCACCCGGCAGTTGAGCGGCCGGCGACCGCCGCCGCTCGAGGGCGGCCACCCGGCCGTGCGCGCCGTCCGGCACGGGGTGCGGCTGGTGTGGAACGTCGTCGGGGATCCGGAGGAACGGGCGACCGCGGCTGCCCCGTCCCCTGCGCCCACCCCGCGGGAGCGGCTGAGAGAGCTGGCCGACCACACGCTCGGCAGCCGCGACACCCGCAGCTTCGCCGTCCGGCTCTCGCTGTGCATGACCGTGGCCGAGATCGCCCGCCAGTACCTGCCCGTCGAACGCCCCTACTGGGTGCTGCTCACCGTCGCCATCATCCTCAAGCCGGACTTCGGCTCGGTCTTCACCCGGGCCGTGCAGCGCGGCGTCGGCACGATCCTCGGGGTGCTGCTGGGCTCGGCGCTGCTGGCCGCCCTGCCCCACGACGCGTGGGTGCTCCTGGCGCTGGCGGGCGCAGCCGCCGTCCTGCCCTGGGCCCGCGACACCAGCTTCGGGCTGTTCTCGGTCTTCCAGACGCCGCTGATCATCCTGCTGCTGGACGTCGCACTGCCCAGCGAGCCGGGCCTGGTCGTCGCCCGCCTGCTCGACACCCTGGTCGGCTGCGCGATCGTGCTGGTCTTCGGCTACCTGCTCTGGCCCCAGACGTGGCGCGCCCCGTTCGACGAGGCCATGGCCGGGGCCGCCCTCGCGCTGGACGCCTTCGTGGCGGCCGCCTTCACCGGCGACCCGGCCGAGCGCCGCCGCGCCCGCCGGCGCACCTACCGCGCGCTCACCGAGCTGCAGACCCAGCTGCAGCGGCGGCTGGCCGAGCCACCACCGATCAGCACCCGCGCGGCGGCGTGGTGGCCGGTCATCGTGCAGCTCGAGCGCACCGCCGACGCCGTCACCGAGGCGGTGATCGCCACCCGGGGCGGGGACCCGGCCCCCGACCCGGCGCAGGTGGCCGCGCTGCGCCGGGCGATCCACCGGCTGGGTGACGACATCGGCGCCCGGCGGACGCCCGACGACGCCGAGCTGCACGCCGACGGGGTGCTGGCGCCGGTGGCCCGGGAGGTCGACGCCGCCCGCCGGCTGGTGCGCGAGACGGCCCCCGGCCGGCGCGGCGGGCACTGA
- a CDS encoding wax ester/triacylglycerol synthase family O-acyltransferase: MDRMSALDSGFYFAESENTPMHVGSVAVFEGPAPSYGDVVRLLLSKLPRVPRYRQRVREVPLQLGRPMWVDDPHFQILYHVRHTAVPSPGGDEQLRNLAGRVLGQRLDMAKPLWELWLVEGLADGRWALISKVHHCMVDGVAGTDLMQLMFDLDPDATHAEPRDWTPRRDPSSAALVAGALTDAATAPLRTLTGLPGVGAALRNARGLTETGRTLAGTVPSLAKQAITPTARSLNGSIGPHRRWAWTQGSLAEFKEVRTALGGTVNDVILTAITKGFRDLLQGRGELSSDKLVVRSMVPVSVRSASRRGSLDNQVSAVFVDLPVGQPDPVSRLRSIRGQMDEYKRAMQAVDVPSIIAMGDFVAPSMLSLGVRAGMQAGQSWCQAVTTNVPGPRVPLYVLGKRMCSAHAYVPIAGGIRCSIGIFSYLDTMTFGLNADFDAFPDVDVLSGGIRRGIEELLEHARAEQATPDVPQPTGTKSTARAATR, from the coding sequence ATGGACCGCATGAGTGCCCTCGACAGTGGCTTCTACTTCGCCGAGAGCGAGAACACCCCGATGCACGTGGGATCGGTGGCGGTGTTCGAAGGCCCGGCCCCCAGCTACGGCGACGTGGTGCGGCTGCTGCTGAGCAAGCTGCCCCGGGTGCCCAGGTACCGCCAGCGGGTGCGCGAGGTCCCGCTGCAGCTCGGCCGACCCATGTGGGTCGACGACCCGCACTTCCAGATCCTCTACCACGTCCGGCACACCGCCGTGCCCTCGCCGGGCGGCGACGAGCAGCTGCGCAACCTGGCCGGCCGGGTGCTGGGTCAGCGCCTGGACATGGCCAAGCCGCTGTGGGAGCTGTGGCTCGTGGAGGGCCTGGCCGACGGCCGCTGGGCGCTCATCTCCAAGGTCCACCACTGCATGGTCGACGGCGTCGCCGGCACCGACCTGATGCAGCTGATGTTCGACCTCGACCCCGACGCCACCCACGCCGAGCCGCGTGACTGGACCCCGCGGCGCGACCCGTCGTCGGCGGCGCTCGTGGCGGGGGCGCTCACCGACGCGGCGACCGCACCGCTGCGCACCCTGACCGGCCTGCCGGGCGTCGGCGCCGCCCTGCGCAACGCGCGCGGCCTCACCGAGACCGGCCGCACGCTGGCCGGGACGGTGCCCTCGCTGGCCAAGCAGGCGATCACCCCCACCGCCCGGTCGCTGAACGGGTCCATCGGCCCGCACCGGCGCTGGGCGTGGACGCAGGGCAGCCTCGCGGAGTTCAAGGAGGTGCGCACGGCGCTGGGCGGCACGGTCAACGACGTCATCCTCACCGCGATCACCAAGGGCTTCCGCGACCTCCTCCAGGGCCGCGGCGAGCTGTCCTCGGACAAGCTCGTGGTGCGCTCGATGGTGCCGGTGTCGGTCCGCTCGGCGAGCCGGCGCGGCTCGCTGGACAACCAGGTCTCCGCCGTCTTCGTCGACCTGCCCGTCGGCCAACCCGATCCGGTGTCCCGGCTCCGGTCCATCCGCGGTCAGATGGACGAGTACAAGAGGGCGATGCAGGCCGTCGACGTCCCGTCGATCATCGCGATGGGCGACTTCGTGGCCCCCAGCATGCTCTCCCTCGGGGTGCGGGCGGGCATGCAGGCCGGGCAGTCCTGGTGCCAGGCCGTGACCACCAACGTGCCCGGCCCGCGGGTCCCGCTGTACGTGCTGGGCAAGCGGATGTGCTCGGCGCACGCCTACGTGCCGATCGCCGGTGGCATCCGCTGCTCGATCGGGATCTTCAGCTACCTGGACACCATGACCTTCGGTCTCAACGCCGACTTCGACGCCTTCCCCGACGTCGATGTGCTCTCCGGGGGCATCCGGCGCGGCATCGAGGAACTGCTCGAGCACGCCCGGGCCGAGCAGGCCACCCCCGACGTCCCGCAGCCGACGGGCACGAAGTCCACCGCCCGGGCAGCCACCCGGTGA
- a CDS encoding NAD-dependent epimerase/dehydratase family protein: MSPAKKRTTTGGGARGLTVAVTGPTGTFGAGLVPLLQDDDRVDRIIGIARRPFDPAGRGWTKMEYRRGDVRDPDALREAFQGADVVVHLAFLITGNASRETTRAINVDGTLNVFRAAAGVGARRFVYASSVAAYGFHADNPARIGEDWPTRPAGRLFYAQEKAELESLLDREAADHPELALYLLRPPVVLGPNAIGGKDVLPGPLAPLGRALFGRPRRLPVPVPVFVPRLPMQFVHEEDVGRALQLCVVGAGPPGAYNIAGDGVLTAADVAREFGAIPVPLPAAPAQAAARAVARLPFLPPVAEWIEAAGRPAIMDTTRARQELGWQPRYTGLEALRDTLRSRG, encoded by the coding sequence GTGAGCCCGGCGAAGAAGCGGACGACCACCGGCGGCGGGGCCCGCGGGCTGACCGTCGCCGTCACCGGGCCCACCGGCACCTTCGGCGCCGGGCTGGTCCCTCTCCTCCAGGACGACGACCGCGTCGACCGGATCATCGGCATCGCGCGCCGTCCGTTCGACCCGGCCGGGCGGGGCTGGACGAAGATGGAGTACCGGCGGGGCGACGTGCGCGACCCCGACGCGTTGCGGGAGGCCTTCCAGGGTGCCGACGTCGTCGTGCACCTGGCCTTCCTCATCACCGGCAACGCCTCCCGGGAGACCACGCGCGCGATCAACGTGGACGGCACGCTGAACGTCTTCCGCGCCGCCGCCGGGGTGGGCGCCCGGAGGTTCGTCTACGCCTCCTCCGTCGCCGCGTACGGCTTCCACGCCGACAACCCCGCGCGGATCGGCGAGGACTGGCCGACCCGCCCGGCCGGCCGGCTCTTCTACGCCCAGGAGAAGGCCGAGCTCGAGTCGCTGCTCGACCGGGAGGCGGCCGACCACCCCGAGCTCGCCCTCTACCTGCTGCGGCCCCCGGTCGTCCTCGGCCCCAACGCGATCGGCGGCAAGGACGTGCTGCCGGGCCCGCTGGCGCCGCTGGGGCGCGCGCTGTTCGGCCGGCCGCGCCGACTGCCGGTTCCCGTGCCGGTGTTCGTGCCGCGGCTGCCGATGCAGTTCGTGCACGAGGAGGACGTCGGCCGGGCGCTGCAGCTCTGCGTCGTCGGGGCCGGCCCGCCCGGGGCCTACAACATCGCCGGCGACGGCGTGCTGACCGCCGCCGACGTGGCCCGGGAGTTCGGCGCGATCCCCGTCCCGCTACCGGCCGCCCCCGCCCAGGCGGCGGCCCGGGCGGTGGCGCGGCTGCCGTTCCTGCCGCCGGTGGCCGAGTGGATCGAGGCGGCCGGCCGCCCGGCGATCATGGACACGACACGGGCCCGGCAGGAGCTCGGCTGGCAGCCGCGCTACACCGGTCTCGAGGCGTTGCGGGACACGCTCCGCTCCCGGGGCTGA
- a CDS encoding carbon starvation protein A: protein MPAFVVAAVVGVLFFLGYRYYSSYLARKVYALDPAFVTPAHEFNDGNDFVPTNKHVLFGHHFTSVAGAAPIVGPAIAVFWGWGPALTWIVLGTIFAAGVHDFGALAVSVRHKAKSIGTLAGEVINGRARKLFLAIIFFLLTLVNAVFAVVIGNLFVANPGAVIPIVLEIPLAIAIGVYIYRTRSSALIPSIVGVIVLYALILVGNAYPISLDGLADALGVEQTRNVWVVLLFAYTWIASRIPVWVLLQPRDYINSHQLFIALGVIALGVIVGMNTIQAPVINDVPEGSPSFFPFLFITIACGAVSGFHSLVSSGTTSKQLDKETDARYVGYMGAVGEGSLATGAVLAATAGVAASQADWQALYPDFATASSGAVGNFVAGVAQFANNIAVPLDIATIFAAVVVISFAATTMDTGVRLQRYVVQEIGELLNVRAISRNLTVATTIAVLIPLGMALIPGEGEAGYTFGVLWQLFGTTNQLTAGLALSVIAVWVTRQGRNPIAAIIPLVFLLVMTTWALIINLVRFVENDQWVLAPLDALIFVLAVWLIVEAALALVQARRERPAVPVDGTGTGPESVVARANPDEATSDVPLGGADRDDRR from the coding sequence GTGCCTGCCTTCGTCGTGGCTGCTGTGGTCGGGGTGCTGTTCTTCCTCGGCTACCGCTACTACTCCAGCTATCTCGCCCGGAAGGTCTACGCCCTCGACCCGGCGTTCGTCACGCCGGCGCACGAGTTCAACGACGGCAACGACTTCGTCCCGACCAACAAGCACGTCTTGTTCGGTCACCACTTCACCTCGGTGGCCGGGGCGGCGCCGATCGTCGGCCCGGCGATCGCGGTCTTCTGGGGCTGGGGTCCGGCTCTGACGTGGATCGTCCTGGGCACCATCTTCGCCGCCGGCGTGCACGACTTCGGGGCGCTCGCGGTGTCGGTCCGGCACAAGGCGAAGAGCATCGGCACGCTGGCCGGCGAGGTCATCAACGGCCGGGCCAGGAAGCTGTTCCTGGCCATCATCTTCTTCCTGCTCACGCTGGTGAACGCGGTCTTCGCCGTGGTCATCGGCAACCTGTTCGTCGCCAACCCGGGTGCGGTCATCCCGATCGTCCTCGAGATCCCGCTCGCCATCGCCATCGGCGTCTACATCTACCGCACCCGCTCGTCGGCGTTGATCCCGTCGATCGTCGGCGTCATCGTCCTGTACGCGCTGATCCTCGTGGGCAACGCCTACCCGATCTCCCTCGACGGCCTGGCCGACGCGCTCGGTGTGGAGCAGACCCGGAACGTCTGGGTGGTGCTGCTGTTCGCCTACACCTGGATCGCCTCGCGCATCCCGGTGTGGGTCCTCCTGCAGCCGCGTGACTACATCAACAGCCACCAGCTCTTCATCGCCCTCGGTGTCATCGCGCTCGGGGTGATCGTCGGCATGAACACCATCCAGGCGCCGGTGATCAACGACGTGCCGGAGGGGTCGCCGAGCTTCTTCCCGTTCCTGTTCATCACCATCGCCTGCGGGGCGGTCTCCGGTTTCCACTCCCTGGTCTCGTCGGGGACGACGTCCAAGCAGCTGGACAAGGAGACCGACGCCCGCTACGTCGGCTACATGGGGGCCGTCGGCGAGGGCTCGCTGGCGACGGGAGCCGTCCTGGCCGCCACGGCCGGCGTCGCCGCCTCCCAGGCGGACTGGCAGGCGCTCTACCCGGACTTCGCCACGGCGTCGAGCGGCGCGGTGGGCAACTTCGTCGCCGGCGTGGCCCAGTTCGCCAACAACATCGCCGTCCCGCTCGACATCGCGACCATCTTCGCCGCCGTCGTCGTGATCAGCTTCGCGGCGACCACGATGGACACCGGCGTCCGGCTGCAGCGCTACGTCGTCCAGGAGATCGGCGAGCTGCTCAACGTGCGGGCGATCTCGCGCAACCTCACGGTCGCCACCACCATCGCGGTCCTGATCCCGCTGGGCATGGCGCTGATCCCGGGTGAGGGCGAGGCCGGCTACACCTTCGGCGTCCTGTGGCAGCTCTTCGGCACCACCAACCAGCTCACCGCCGGTCTGGCGCTCTCGGTCATCGCGGTGTGGGTGACGCGTCAGGGCCGCAACCCGATCGCGGCCATCATCCCGCTGGTGTTCCTGCTGGTGATGACGACGTGGGCGCTGATCATCAACCTGGTGAGGTTCGTCGAGAACGACCAGTGGGTGCTGGCTCCGCTGGACGCGCTGATCTTCGTCCTGGCGGTCTGGCTGATCGTGGAAGCGGCGCTGGCCCTGGTCCAGGCCCGGCGGGAGCGGCCCGCGGTGCCGGTCGACGGCACGGGCACCGGCCCGGAGTCCGTCGTCGCGCGGGCCAACCCCGACGAGGCCACCTCCGACGTCCCGCTGGGTGGGGCCGACCGGGACGACCGCCGGTGA
- a CDS encoding alpha/beta hydrolase: protein MATDPPPLTLPSMDGSPPPGSRTVTTDDGVDLHVEVDGPDNAPVTVVLCHGFTARLAEWDLQRAVLRDRVRLVLWDHRGHGRSGWTPLRRATIDRTGRDLAQVLDAVVPTGPVVLAGHSMGGMSIMALARQRPELFGTRVVGAFLLATSAGGLVDTGLAGFVVKVARRLGLLALYLWLLQLLAPRMDRLPWRGRFLGRRLIRRLLFGRDDADRHSVRLVQQLLEATPLPVTMAFYATFVDHDETAALPVLSRVPVTVVAAQYDRLTPAEHGRRIAEAVGPGADLVVVPGAGHSVNLTRRAVVDRAFLDLLDRIEDGSRKAG, encoded by the coding sequence GTGGCCACCGACCCGCCCCCGCTGACCCTGCCCTCCATGGACGGCTCGCCACCGCCGGGGTCCCGGACGGTGACAACCGACGACGGCGTCGACCTGCACGTCGAGGTCGACGGCCCGGACAACGCGCCGGTGACGGTCGTCCTCTGCCACGGTTTCACCGCCCGGCTGGCGGAGTGGGACCTGCAGCGGGCCGTGCTGCGCGACCGCGTCCGCCTGGTGCTGTGGGACCACCGCGGGCACGGCCGTTCCGGCTGGACCCCGCTGCGCCGGGCCACGATCGACCGCACCGGCCGCGACCTCGCCCAGGTGCTCGACGCCGTCGTCCCCACCGGGCCGGTCGTGCTCGCCGGGCACTCCATGGGCGGGATGAGCATCATGGCGCTGGCCCGGCAGCGGCCGGAGCTGTTCGGCACCCGCGTCGTCGGTGCCTTCCTGCTCGCCACCTCGGCCGGCGGCCTGGTCGACACCGGCCTGGCCGGATTCGTGGTGAAGGTGGCCCGCCGGCTGGGTCTGCTGGCGCTCTACCTGTGGCTCCTGCAACTGCTGGCCCCGCGCATGGACAGGCTGCCGTGGCGGGGGCGGTTCCTCGGCCGCCGCCTGATCCGCCGCCTGCTCTTCGGCCGGGACGACGCCGACCGGCACTCGGTGCGGCTGGTCCAGCAACTCCTCGAGGCGACGCCGCTGCCGGTGACGATGGCGTTCTACGCGACCTTCGTCGACCACGACGAGACGGCGGCCCTGCCGGTGCTGAGCCGGGTGCCGGTGACGGTGGTCGCCGCCCAGTACGACCGGCTCACGCCCGCCGAGCACGGGCGCCGGATCGCCGAGGCCGTGGGACCGGGCGCCGACCTGGTGGTGGTCCCCGGTGCCGGGCACAGCGTCAACCTCACGCGCAGGGCGGTGGTCGACCGCGCCTTCCTCGACCTGCTCGACCGGATCGAGGACGGCTCCCGGAAGGCCGGTTGA
- a CDS encoding Nif3-like dinuclear metal center hexameric protein encodes MTVQLGEVLAALDARYDPALAEGWDAVGLVCGDPAEAVRSVLFAVDPTAAVVDEVIGTGAQLLVTHHPLFLSPVHGVPADDPKGRLVHRLVRAGAALFVAHTNADRAADHGVNAALAAVLGLADAVPLEPVATDPRAGLGRVGRLPEPLTLREFARHAAAVLPATAGGVRAAGDPERIVRTVAVCGGSGGSLVGAAAAAGADVLLTSDLKHHPVSDALAVPGPALCDVAHYASEWPWLPVAAEVLRGDLGGRVEVAVSTRRTDPWTCRAGAPG; translated from the coding sequence GTGACCGTGCAGCTCGGAGAGGTCCTCGCCGCCCTCGACGCCCGCTACGACCCCGCTCTCGCCGAGGGGTGGGACGCCGTCGGCCTGGTCTGCGGGGATCCCGCCGAGGCGGTGCGGTCGGTGCTGTTCGCCGTCGACCCGACCGCCGCCGTCGTCGACGAGGTGATCGGGACCGGCGCGCAGCTGCTGGTCACGCACCACCCGCTGTTCCTCTCGCCGGTCCACGGGGTGCCGGCCGACGACCCGAAGGGCCGGCTGGTGCACCGGCTGGTGCGAGCCGGTGCCGCCCTGTTCGTCGCCCACACGAACGCGGACCGGGCCGCCGACCACGGGGTGAACGCCGCGCTGGCCGCCGTCCTCGGGCTCGCCGACGCCGTGCCGCTGGAGCCGGTGGCCACCGACCCGCGCGCCGGGCTGGGCCGCGTGGGCCGGCTGCCGGAGCCGCTGACCCTGCGGGAGTTCGCCCGGCACGCGGCCGCGGTGCTGCCCGCCACGGCCGGCGGGGTCCGGGCGGCCGGTGACCCCGAGCGGATCGTCCGCACCGTCGCGGTGTGCGGTGGCAGCGGCGGCTCGCTGGTCGGCGCAGCCGCGGCGGCCGGCGCCGACGTGCTGCTCACCAGCGACCTGAAGCACCACCCGGTGTCCGACGCCCTGGCAGTGCCCGGCCCGGCGCTCTGCGACGTGGCGCACTACGCCTCCGAGTGGCCGTGGCTGCCGGTGGCCGCCGAGGTCCTGCGCGGCGACCTGGGCGGCCGGGTGGAGGTCGCGGTCTCGACCCGGCGCACCGACCCCTGGACCTGCCGCGCCGGGGCGCCGGGGTAG
- a CDS encoding anthranilate synthase family protein, producing the protein MPRLLPHLLHDPDAQPFAVLRRAGGAGVEVLTGDVIDVERLADIPLPEPATGSPGHRVLAAVPYRQVAERGFVCHDDGAPLRCLVVSDAEVLTLEEALDLLPDEDPGVHGGDFSVDDDDYAALVERVVEQEIGRGEGANFVLRRDHVSTASAPPATTALRVLRRLLIGEPGAYWAFALHAGDLTMVGATPERHVSCVAGEVVMNPISGTYRFPPSGPTAEGLLAFLADDKEVEELFMVVDEELKMMSRVCSRGGQVVGPRLRQMSALAHTEYLLRGHSDLDVRDVLRETMFAPTVTGSPVENAARVIARHEVTGRGHYAGVLALIGQDDAGVRTLDAPILIRTAYLEPSGTVRVPVGATLVRHSDPVAETAETHAKAAGVLRALGVLPAPEHRPVPLLTDRTGVAEALSRRNERLAPFWATPQHDRPDAALAGRSALVVDAQDGWTQMLAHLLRRLGMTARVRRWDAVAPYDAADLLVAGPGPGDPRDLGDPRIAALHALVRRRRASGRPLLAVCLSHQVLAAQLGLAVEPLPVPHQGTQRSIDLYGRRVRVGYYNTFAAVAAPSGLPGVLLAAEPGTGEIHALRGEGFASVQFHLESLLSPDGLDVLSGLTRELLRDVAPDHGRHRRGRDG; encoded by the coding sequence GTGCCCCGCCTGCTCCCCCACCTGCTCCACGATCCCGACGCGCAACCCTTCGCCGTCCTGCGACGCGCCGGTGGCGCCGGGGTAGAGGTGCTGACCGGCGACGTCATCGACGTCGAACGGCTCGCCGACATCCCCCTGCCCGAACCGGCCACCGGGTCTCCGGGCCACCGGGTGCTCGCCGCCGTCCCCTACCGCCAGGTGGCCGAGCGCGGCTTCGTCTGTCACGACGACGGCGCGCCGCTGCGTTGCCTGGTGGTGAGCGACGCCGAGGTGCTGACGCTGGAGGAGGCGCTCGACCTGCTGCCCGACGAGGACCCCGGAGTGCACGGTGGTGACTTCAGCGTCGACGACGACGACTACGCCGCCCTGGTCGAGCGCGTGGTGGAGCAGGAGATCGGCCGGGGCGAGGGCGCCAACTTCGTGCTGCGCCGTGACCACGTCTCCACCGCCTCGGCGCCCCCGGCGACCACGGCGCTGAGGGTGCTGCGCCGGCTGCTGATCGGTGAACCGGGCGCCTACTGGGCCTTCGCCCTGCACGCCGGCGACCTCACCATGGTCGGGGCCACCCCGGAGCGCCACGTCAGCTGTGTCGCTGGCGAGGTGGTGATGAACCCGATCAGCGGCACCTACCGCTTCCCGCCGTCGGGCCCGACGGCCGAGGGGCTGCTCGCCTTCCTGGCCGATGACAAGGAGGTCGAGGAGCTCTTCATGGTGGTCGACGAGGAGCTCAAGATGATGAGCCGGGTGTGCTCCCGCGGCGGGCAGGTGGTCGGTCCGCGGTTGCGGCAGATGAGCGCTCTGGCCCACACCGAGTACCTGCTGCGCGGGCACAGCGACCTCGACGTGCGCGACGTGCTGCGCGAGACGATGTTCGCGCCCACCGTCACCGGGTCACCGGTGGAGAACGCCGCCCGGGTGATCGCCCGCCACGAGGTGACCGGCCGCGGCCACTACGCCGGCGTGCTCGCGCTGATCGGACAGGATGACGCCGGGGTACGGACGCTGGACGCACCCATCCTCATCCGGACGGCGTACCTGGAGCCCTCCGGCACGGTGCGGGTGCCGGTCGGGGCGACCCTGGTGCGGCATTCGGACCCGGTCGCCGAGACGGCCGAGACCCACGCGAAGGCGGCCGGCGTGTTGCGCGCCCTGGGCGTGCTGCCCGCGCCGGAGCACCGACCGGTCCCCCTCCTGACCGACCGAACGGGGGTCGCCGAGGCGCTCTCCCGGCGCAACGAGCGCCTCGCCCCCTTCTGGGCGACACCGCAGCACGACCGGCCGGACGCCGCCCTGGCGGGCCGCAGCGCCCTTGTGGTCGACGCCCAGGACGGGTGGACCCAGATGCTGGCGCACCTGCTCCGCCGACTGGGGATGACCGCGAGGGTGCGCCGCTGGGACGCCGTCGCCCCGTACGACGCCGCCGACCTGCTGGTCGCCGGCCCCGGGCCGGGTGACCCGCGCGACCTGGGCGATCCCCGGATCGCCGCCCTCCACGCTCTGGTGCGCCGGCGCCGGGCCAGCGGCCGGCCGCTTCTCGCGGTCTGTCTCAGCCACCAAGTGCTCGCCGCTCAGCTCGGCCTGGCCGTCGAACCGCTGCCGGTGCCGCACCAGGGGACGCAACGCAGCATCGACCTGTACGGCCGACGAGTGCGGGTCGGCTACTACAACACCTTCGCCGCCGTCGCCGCGCCGTCAGGGCTCCCCGGGGTGCTGCTCGCCGCCGAGCCGGGCACCGGGGAGATCCATGCGCTGCGAGGAGAGGGCTTCGCCTCGGTGCAGTTCCACCTGGAGTCCCTGCTGTCCCCTGACGGGTTGGATGTGCTCAGCGGCCTCACGCGGGAACTGCTGCGCGACGTCGCTCCTGACCACGGACGACACCGTCGTGGTCGCGACGGCTAG